The genome window TTAGAAATTTCGTAACAGTTTGAACCTTGTTCTTTGCTGCTGTAGGGTACTTCCCTGCCATCCTTAGTTGCCCAACTACACTATACCTATACGATACTATATGTCATTATTGTCTTTCACTTTTCTTCCTATTACAACGCTGTTACTCCCCCCACTTAACGTTCTTTCAAAAGCTAATTCTAAACATATGCTCGGAACAAACAAAACACACGTACATGATGAAAATCTAGGTTTAagctttgataaaaaaaacaagcattGGCTGAGTTTCCTTCGATCAAAAGAACCTTCCAGGAAGGTTCCTACTGACATAACGAGTAAAAATGTTGCAAAATCCATGCTGTATATAAGAACTGAACCATCTTCGCCAATGGCATTCACTGCAAAGTTGAGACGTGAACAAACACACGAGAGAAAGCAAATTAAGCTGAGTGCAAGTGCTTCATTGAGAAAATGAAGATGGAAATTGAGGAAGTTGGCAACTGCGAAGCACTTCCCCTGCTTTCACTCAACCACGTGTCCCTCTTGTGCAGATCGGTGTGGGTGTCTATGAGGTTTTATGAGGATGTCTTGGGGTTTGTTCCCATCAAACGCCCTTCTTCTTTCAAGTTCACTGGAGCCTGGTTAGCTTAATaaattatcactctctctctctctctctctctctctctctctctctctctctatatatatatatatatatatatatatatatatatatatattgttacaaGGGATATTCATGTCATGTATTACATttctttttgtaggttttaCAATTATGGTATTGGAATACACTTGATCGAGAATCCCAACATTGATGAATTTGATACCTGCGTGAATGAAGAAAGGCCTATAAATCCCAAGGACAACCATATCTCATTCCAGGTAACTAGGCTTCTAAGATAGAGCTTATATTATTAGAAGCCTAGTTTAATTTGTGAAATGGGCTTATGACCCTTTTAAGTGctttttctaataatttattttagtttaatttctatacatataaaattttaatttacaccATTGACTTATCATTAGGGTGGGAATAGGTCAGGCCAGGCTTTGAaaggcctgagcctagcctacgatgaatctttgagaCCTGAGTTTGGCCTATAGcaacttttattttgattcgGTCTGTCCTTTTTAAAAGTCTGGTCTGCCCAATAACCATTTTAAAAGTCttcttcacaataaatatttaatattttatggggTAGGAACGTAATagaaaagtcaatcaaaataatgaggaatataaaaGGACACATGACTTACACTGTAATTAAAGTccttgattataggaatagaaGTTATAGAGCAGTAATGTGTAATTAAAGtctaatagtttaaaaaaattaattatatctaaaaaataatattatatatttgtatccaaaaaataatatatatatatatatatatatatatatatatatatatatatatgtataggccggcctatcaggcttataaggctttttaataagtctaagtctagtctatttaatttaataggcttttaaaaaagtctgagcctaccattttaattaaataggttaGTTCAAGTCAGGCTTTATGTAGGCCAGGTCGTAGGTCTCTGTAGGCCGacctggcctattcccacccctacttATCATAAATCATTAATCatataacttttaagataattattgtcataattaaaaaaaatttgtatgtgataatttataattagatgatgatataaaaatattttatattattaaaatttaagtgtGAAGATGAAATttcagtaaaaatgaaaaagttaatcactatataagtgaggagaaagcccataaatataaatttttaagattttgaattaaagtgtaatgtgaaatttatttatttgattgacTTTAGATTCATTAATAAAAATCTCCAAACATGCACAACATAACATTGTCAACTTAGAGATTATTTACTCTAGTTTTTCTAAAGTTTATTAAGTGATTATAGTTTATTGAATTAGCATGGTAACAAAACTAAATTCTAGTTTCAGTAGCACTAATTAAATGTTCACTCGGATCATGACCGCAATGCTATGATTTTGGGCAGTGTACTGATGTTGAACTTGTTAAGAAGAGGTTGGAAGAGAGGGGGATGAGGTATGTCACAGCTGTGGTGGAGGAAGGAGGAATCCAGGTGGACCAGGTGTTCTTCCATGACCCTGATGGTTACATGATTGAGCTCTGCAACTGTGAGAATATCCCAATCATTCCTATTTCTTCTTGCTCTTTCAAGCCTCGAGGTCATAGCTTTAAGAAGGCTGCTCCCAACAAGTGTGGATTCATGGAGAATGTGATGATGGAAAGCTTGAGCACCGACATGATCAATTTCTCCTTTTAAGCTGCCTAttgtttttaaaacaattgGAGAACAATAACTT of Glycine soja cultivar W05 chromosome 1, ASM419377v2, whole genome shotgun sequence contains these proteins:
- the LOC114420024 gene encoding uncharacterized protein LOC114420024; its protein translation is MKMEIEEVGNCEALPLLSLNHVSLLCRSVWVSMRFYEDVLGFVPIKRPSSFKFTGAWFYNYGIGIHLIENPNIDEFDTCVNEERPINPKDNHISFQCTDVELVKKRLEERGMRYVTAVVEEGGIQVDQVFFHDPDGYMIELCNCENIPIIPISSCSFKPRGHSFKKAAPNKCGFMENVMMESLSTDMINFSF